The proteins below come from a single Acidobacteriota bacterium genomic window:
- a CDS encoding dihydrodipicolinate synthase family protein, whose product MTAITTPFNDDLTVDHDFLAKHANWLVDHGCTGIVPLGSLGEGNTLQFDEKLAIVETCVAALDGRAPVMPGISALSTAEAVLIARGSAERGADALMVLPPYVHNGKMHETRGHVAAIFEATDLPCMLYNNPFAYGVDILPEIMGELAAEHPSLRAIKESSGDIRRITAVKALLGDRLDVFAGLDDMPYEAAWSGATGWIAGLVNALPAESVRLFDLAVAGRRQEAFELYAWFLPLLRMDTVPEFVQLIKLVQAEVGMGSETVRPPRQALPEADRREALALIRERLATRVPSRA is encoded by the coding sequence ATGACGGCCATCACTACGCCGTTCAACGACGACCTGACGGTCGATCACGACTTCCTCGCAAAGCACGCCAACTGGCTTGTCGACCATGGCTGTACCGGCATCGTGCCCCTCGGCTCGCTGGGCGAGGGCAACACCCTCCAGTTCGACGAGAAGCTGGCGATCGTCGAGACCTGCGTCGCGGCTCTCGACGGCCGGGCGCCCGTGATGCCCGGCATCTCGGCGCTCAGCACGGCCGAAGCCGTCCTCATCGCCCGCGGCTCGGCCGAACGCGGGGCCGACGCGCTCATGGTGCTTCCCCCGTACGTCCACAACGGCAAGATGCACGAGACCCGGGGTCACGTCGCGGCCATCTTCGAGGCCACGGACCTGCCGTGCATGCTCTACAACAACCCCTTCGCCTACGGGGTCGACATCCTGCCTGAGATCATGGGCGAACTGGCCGCCGAGCACCCCAGCCTGCGGGCAATCAAGGAGTCGAGCGGCGACATCCGGCGGATCACCGCGGTCAAGGCCCTGCTGGGAGACCGCCTCGACGTCTTCGCCGGCCTCGACGACATGCCCTACGAAGCCGCGTGGTCGGGGGCGACGGGCTGGATCGCGGGCCTGGTCAACGCGCTGCCGGCCGAGTCCGTTCGCCTGTTCGACCTGGCCGTGGCGGGCCGGCGGCAGGAGGCGTTCGAACTCTACGCATGGTTCCTTCCCCTGCTGCGCATGGACACCGTGCCGGAGTTCGTCCAGTTGATCAAGCTGGTGCAGGCGGAGGTCGGGATGGGGTCCGAGACCGTTCGGCCGCCCCGGCAAGCCCTACCCGAAGCCGACCGCCGCGAGGCGCTGGCGTTGATCCGGGAACGCCTGGCGACCCGTGTTCCGTCTCGAGCCTGA
- a CDS encoding TRAP transporter substrate-binding protein — MNSPLRAAALALCALALLAGCRGSDGVTVLKVAHNGPAGHPFQAGFEEFSRILEERSGGAVTVQIFENEQLGTEEEATLMVKLGALAASAASAGGGISAFVPEAEIFNFPFIFRDLDHFYRVLDGPIGERVADRIEEELDVLVLGYWFAGRRNAWNAERPIVTPDDFEGLKIRVIPTPILVDTFNALGAQATPMSFGELYSALEQGVVDGAETDHVDLYGERFYEVTKYVSYTRHLYLAVALIFSRKLYDELPPEVQEAVLDAGRASVQVEREAMASMTAAALVELEKLGIEFNEIDRPLFEDRVRQVYLDNAGRVGGIAAIEEVARQ, encoded by the coding sequence ATGAATAGCCCCCTTCGCGCCGCCGCGCTCGCGCTCTGCGCCCTGGCCCTGCTCGCCGGCTGCCGCGGCAGCGACGGCGTCACCGTGCTCAAGGTCGCCCACAACGGCCCGGCCGGACACCCGTTCCAGGCCGGCTTCGAGGAGTTCAGCCGGATTCTCGAGGAACGGTCCGGCGGCGCCGTGACGGTGCAGATCTTCGAGAACGAGCAGCTCGGCACCGAGGAGGAGGCGACCCTGATGGTCAAGTTGGGTGCACTGGCCGCCTCGGCCGCCAGCGCCGGCGGCGGCATCTCCGCCTTCGTCCCCGAGGCGGAGATCTTCAACTTCCCCTTCATCTTCCGGGACCTCGACCACTTCTACCGGGTGCTCGACGGACCGATCGGCGAGCGCGTCGCCGACCGGATCGAGGAGGAACTCGACGTCCTCGTTCTGGGTTACTGGTTCGCCGGCCGGCGCAACGCCTGGAACGCGGAACGGCCGATCGTCACCCCCGACGACTTCGAGGGCCTCAAGATCCGGGTCATCCCGACCCCGATCCTGGTCGACACCTTCAACGCCCTCGGCGCGCAGGCGACGCCGATGTCGTTCGGCGAGCTCTACTCGGCGCTCGAGCAGGGAGTCGTCGACGGCGCGGAGACGGATCACGTCGATCTCTACGGAGAGCGTTTCTACGAAGTCACGAAGTACGTGTCCTACACGCGGCACCTCTACCTCGCCGTAGCGTTGATCTTCAGCCGCAAGCTCTACGACGAGTTGCCGCCGGAGGTCCAGGAGGCCGTGCTCGACGCCGGCAGGGCGTCCGTCCAGGTCGAACGGGAGGCGATGGCGTCGATGACCGCGGCGGCCCTAGTCGAGCTGGAGAAACTGGGAATCGAGTTCAACGAGATCGACCGCCCGCTGTTCGAGGACAGGGTGCGGCAGGTCTACCTCGACAACGCCGGAAGAGTCGGCGGCATCGCGGCGATCGAGGAGGTCGCCCGGCAGTAG
- a CDS encoding TRAP transporter large permease, which yields MGILVILTLVAALLLGVPVAIALALAAMVGLLYSSPEFLIVLPQKFLAGLDSFPLLAVPLFVLAGALISHGGMARRIVDLAMQFVGRLPGGLGLVVILSTMLFSGISGSPSANTAAIGSVALPAMRQRKYPPPFATAVFASAGGVSTLVPPAIDLIIIGVVSGMSIGALFAAGVTPAIVLGLALMGLTYLRALDLNLPLEEKASWPQRLRVIRDGILPLFMIVIILGGIYGGVFTPTEASAVAVVYGAFVSFFVYRELKLEDIPKVLLQTASLSGVVLFVLGTASMFSFVLTFERLPHLLAEGISTHAPNWIVFILFVHLIFLFLGMVMDALPPIIILMPILLPAAIALGMDPLHFGILVAANVGIGMISPPVGICLYVACGISKTPIEKVTPKLLPFLALLLIMLLVITFVPGVTLWLPDALGYE from the coding sequence ATGGGAATCCTGGTCATCCTGACCCTGGTGGCCGCGCTGCTGCTCGGTGTGCCGGTGGCCATCGCGCTCGCTCTCGCGGCCATGGTCGGCCTGCTCTACAGCTCGCCCGAGTTCCTCATCGTTCTGCCGCAGAAGTTCCTCGCCGGCCTGGATTCCTTCCCGCTGCTGGCGGTACCCCTGTTCGTGCTCGCCGGTGCGCTCATCTCGCACGGCGGCATGGCGCGCCGGATCGTCGACCTGGCGATGCAGTTCGTCGGCCGCCTGCCGGGCGGCCTCGGCCTGGTCGTCATCCTGTCGACGATGCTGTTCTCCGGGATCTCCGGCTCGCCGAGCGCGAACACGGCCGCCATCGGCTCCGTCGCCCTTCCGGCGATGCGTCAGCGGAAGTACCCACCCCCGTTCGCAACCGCCGTCTTCGCCTCGGCCGGCGGCGTCTCGACCCTGGTGCCGCCCGCGATCGACCTGATCATCATCGGCGTCGTCTCGGGGATGTCGATCGGCGCCCTGTTCGCGGCCGGCGTCACGCCGGCGATCGTGCTGGGTCTGGCCCTGATGGGGCTGACCTACCTCCGCGCGCTCGACCTGAATCTGCCGCTCGAAGAGAAGGCCTCCTGGCCGCAGAGGCTCCGCGTGATCCGCGACGGCATCCTGCCGCTGTTCATGATCGTCATCATCCTCGGCGGCATCTACGGCGGTGTCTTCACGCCGACCGAGGCATCCGCCGTAGCCGTCGTCTACGGGGCTTTCGTGTCCTTCTTCGTCTACCGGGAGCTGAAGCTCGAGGACATCCCGAAGGTCCTGCTCCAGACCGCGTCGCTCTCCGGTGTCGTCCTGTTCGTGCTGGGGACGGCGTCCATGTTCTCCTTCGTCCTGACCTTCGAACGGCTACCGCACCTGCTGGCGGAAGGGATCTCGACCCACGCGCCGAACTGGATCGTCTTCATCCTCTTCGTCCACCTCATCTTCCTGTTCCTCGGCATGGTGATGGACGCCCTGCCGCCGATCATCATCCTGATGCCCATCCTCCTGCCGGCGGCGATCGCACTCGGCATGGACCCGCTCCACTTCGGCATCCTGGTCGCGGCCAACGTCGGCATCGGCATGATCTCGCCGCCGGTCGGCATCTGCCTGTACGTCGCCTGCGGCATCTCGAAGACGCCGATCGAGAAGGTGACGCCCAAACTGTTGCCCTTCCTCGCGCTGCTGCTCATCATGCTGCTGGTGATCACCTTCGTGCCCGGGGTCACGCTCTGGCTGCCCGACGCCCTCGGCTATGAATAG
- a CDS encoding TRAP transporter small permease: MKRLGAMFRELLRHPLEVAVCTILVALVAVTFSQVVFRYVLQASLSWSEELARFLLMWLAALSTAYAMKTGAHFALHFVVDRTPPAMRRLIGSAVAFSASTFLAVFTYQSLRFAIEVHDMLAPATRMSMAVPYSSAFVGSTLTLYYVLVNWRRELRAPERK; this comes from the coding sequence TTGAAGCGCCTCGGCGCCATGTTCCGGGAATTGCTCCGCCACCCGCTCGAGGTGGCGGTCTGCACGATCCTCGTCGCCCTGGTCGCGGTGACCTTCTCCCAGGTCGTCTTCCGCTACGTGCTGCAGGCGTCGCTCTCCTGGTCGGAGGAACTTGCCCGCTTCCTCCTGATGTGGCTCGCCGCCCTCTCCACCGCCTACGCGATGAAGACGGGCGCGCACTTCGCGCTTCACTTCGTCGTCGACCGGACGCCGCCGGCCATGCGGCGGCTCATCGGTTCGGCGGTCGCGTTTTCCGCGTCCACGTTCCTGGCCGTCTTCACCTACCAGTCGCTCCGTTTCGCGATCGAGGTGCACGACATGCTGGCGCCGGCGACCCGCATGTCGATGGCGGTCCCGTACTCCTCGGCCTTCGTGGGCAGCACGCTGACCCTCTACTACGTGCTCGTCAACTGGCGCCGGGAACTCCGGGCACCGGAACGGAAGTAG
- a CDS encoding SDR family oxidoreductase has product MSEDRVMVVTGASSGLGAEVCEHFALKGYRVVMNYLIEPEAQATYNRIAASVGSTDRLMKYQADVANREQVQAMFDAVIERFGQVDILINFAGINRDAPFTELTDDMWDSVVSAHLRGHFVCGQEFLFHNPDRPGVIINLGAACGQIGRKNGANFCSAKGGVIALTKCMAQELSPRIRVNCLVPGSVRTREVIDRYHLETEEGLAKELATLPMGRLGEFEDITRMVDCMIGSEFTTGATFYANGGQYMH; this is encoded by the coding sequence ATGAGCGAAGACAGAGTGATGGTGGTCACCGGCGCGTCGAGCGGCCTGGGAGCCGAGGTCTGCGAGCACTTCGCCCTGAAGGGCTACCGGGTCGTCATGAACTACCTGATCGAACCCGAGGCGCAGGCGACCTACAACCGCATCGCGGCCAGCGTCGGTAGCACCGACCGGCTGATGAAGTATCAGGCCGACGTCGCCAACCGGGAACAGGTGCAGGCGATGTTCGACGCCGTGATCGAGCGGTTCGGCCAGGTCGACATTCTGATCAACTTCGCCGGCATCAACCGCGACGCGCCCTTCACGGAGTTGACCGACGACATGTGGGACTCGGTCGTCTCCGCGCATCTCCGCGGCCACTTCGTCTGCGGCCAGGAGTTCCTGTTCCACAACCCCGATCGCCCCGGCGTGATCATCAACCTGGGGGCCGCCTGCGGGCAGATCGGGCGCAAGAACGGAGCGAACTTCTGCAGTGCCAAGGGCGGCGTGATCGCGCTGACCAAGTGCATGGCGCAGGAGCTCTCGCCCCGGATCCGGGTCAACTGCCTGGTGCCCGGTTCGGTCCGGACCCGCGAGGTCATCGACCGCTACCACCTGGAGACGGAGGAAGGCCTGGCGAAGGAGCTCGCCACCCTGCCGATGGGACGGCTGGGCGAGTTCGAGGACATCACCCGGATGGTCGACTGCATGATCGGCTCCGAGTTCACGACCGGCGCCACCTTCTACGCCAACGGCGGCCAGTACATGCATTGA
- a CDS encoding proline racemase family protein — protein sequence MRVSNVIHAVDTHVGGEPGRVIVGGVLDVPGSTMFEKMRYLETEADELRLRMLREPRGYPAANCNLVLPATHPDAVAGYVIMEQVEYPGMSGTNTIAVVTVLIETGMVPHTEPVTELTLESPAGLIRVRADVERGKVKRVEFENVPAFAVHLDAVLEVPELGKVTVDVTYGGMFYVIADADQVGLTLAPEEAAEATRVGEMIKAACQEQLPPPVHPLNPEIRGVTIGQLSAPPLNPGSHRRNTVIVSTGKLDWNKPLTWTGALDRSPCGTGTCAKMAAMWAKGELPLGQDFVHEGVLGTTFTGRMVREAKVGDVDAAVPALAGTAWITGFAQYVVDPEDPFPNGFTVGDIWGGQEE from the coding sequence ATGCGCGTCTCCAACGTGATCCACGCCGTCGACACCCACGTCGGCGGCGAGCCCGGCCGCGTGATCGTCGGCGGCGTCCTCGACGTCCCCGGCTCGACGATGTTCGAGAAGATGCGCTACCTCGAAACGGAGGCGGACGAGCTGCGCCTGCGGATGCTGCGCGAGCCGCGTGGCTATCCCGCGGCGAACTGCAACCTGGTCCTGCCGGCGACCCACCCCGACGCGGTCGCCGGCTACGTGATCATGGAGCAGGTCGAGTACCCGGGCATGTCGGGAACGAACACGATCGCCGTCGTCACCGTGCTGATCGAGACCGGGATGGTGCCGCACACCGAGCCCGTCACCGAACTTACCCTGGAGTCGCCCGCCGGACTGATCCGGGTGCGCGCCGACGTCGAGCGCGGCAAGGTGAAGCGGGTCGAGTTCGAGAACGTGCCGGCGTTCGCCGTCCACCTCGACGCCGTCCTCGAGGTCCCGGAACTCGGCAAGGTCACCGTCGACGTGACGTACGGCGGCATGTTCTACGTCATCGCCGACGCCGATCAGGTCGGCCTCACCCTGGCGCCGGAAGAGGCCGCCGAAGCGACCCGCGTCGGCGAGATGATCAAGGCCGCCTGCCAGGAGCAGCTTCCGCCCCCCGTGCATCCCCTGAACCCGGAGATCCGCGGCGTGACGATCGGCCAGCTCTCGGCGCCGCCGCTCAACCCCGGCTCCCACCGGCGCAACACGGTGATCGTCTCGACCGGCAAGCTCGACTGGAACAAACCGCTGACCTGGACCGGCGCCCTCGACCGCTCGCCCTGCGGCACCGGCACCTGCGCCAAGATGGCGGCGATGTGGGCCAAGGGCGAGTTGCCGCTCGGCCAGGATTTTGTCCACGAGGGCGTCCTCGGCACCACGTTCACGGGCCGCATGGTGCGAGAGGCGAAGGTCGGCGATGTAGACGCCGCGGTGCCGGCCCTGGCCGGGACCGCGTGGATTACGGGCTTCGCCCAGTACGTCGTCGATCCGGAGGATCCGTTCCCGAACGGATTCACCGTCGGCGACATCTGGGGCGGCCAGGAGGAGTGA
- a CDS encoding aldo/keto reductase, which produces MEYRVLGRTGVKVAPLCFGSDNFADPTPEPECVRMLETAMDAGINLIDTGEVYAEGEGERIIGRALKANGRRHELLIATKVDHGRRVVGESVVDYTGSIGPNEYGHSRINLIRACEGSLRRLQTDYIDLYQLHRPSPEMPFDETLRALDDLVRAGKIRYIGCSTHPAWMVAEAVMTSELKGYARFASEQPPYNLLDRRIENELIPMCQRLGLGIITWAPMAMGVLAGRYLSDSDYPEGSRAALRGGFYADRVTRAGIDVGRKFAEIAADSGLTPAQFAILWTKDQPGITAPLIGPRTLRHLEDLLPVLDMSLNDEQRAACDALVPPGSVVADFHNTAGWMKMKVMPPGASS; this is translated from the coding sequence ATGGAGTACCGCGTACTGGGACGGACCGGCGTCAAGGTCGCACCCCTCTGCTTCGGCAGCGACAACTTCGCCGATCCGACGCCGGAGCCGGAGTGCGTGCGCATGCTGGAGACGGCGATGGACGCGGGCATCAACCTGATCGACACCGGCGAGGTCTACGCCGAGGGCGAGGGCGAGCGGATCATCGGCCGCGCCCTCAAGGCGAACGGGCGGCGCCACGAGCTGCTGATCGCAACCAAGGTCGACCATGGCCGCCGGGTCGTCGGCGAGAGCGTCGTGGACTACACCGGCAGCATCGGCCCCAACGAGTACGGCCACTCCCGAATCAACCTGATCCGCGCCTGCGAGGGCTCGCTCCGCAGGCTGCAGACCGACTACATCGACCTGTATCAACTGCATCGTCCCTCGCCCGAGATGCCGTTCGACGAGACCCTGAGGGCGCTCGACGACCTCGTCCGGGCCGGGAAGATCCGTTACATCGGCTGCTCGACTCACCCGGCCTGGATGGTCGCCGAAGCCGTGATGACGAGCGAGCTGAAGGGCTACGCCCGCTTCGCCAGTGAGCAGCCCCCCTACAACCTGCTGGACCGCCGGATCGAAAACGAACTGATCCCGATGTGTCAGCGCCTCGGCCTGGGCATCATCACCTGGGCGCCGATGGCGATGGGTGTGCTGGCCGGCCGCTACCTGAGCGACTCGGACTATCCCGAGGGCTCGCGCGCGGCGCTCCGGGGCGGCTTCTACGCCGACCGCGTCACCCGGGCCGGTATCGACGTCGGCCGCAAGTTCGCCGAGATCGCGGCCGACTCCGGCCTCACGCCGGCCCAGTTCGCGATCCTCTGGACCAAGGACCAGCCGGGCATCACCGCGCCGCTGATCGGGCCGCGCACCCTCAGGCACCTCGAGGATCTGCTGCCGGTGCTCGACATGAGTTTGAACGACGAGCAGCGGGCCGCCTGCGACGCGCTCGTCCCGCCCGGCAGCGTCGTCGCCGACTTCCACAACACCGCCGGCTGGATGAAGATGAAGGTCATGCCGCCCGGCGCGAGTTCCTGA
- a CDS encoding M20/M25/M40 family metallo-hydrolase, producing the protein MIARGVNRMPALVALAATLVACGVPAGEEVAGGSASPPETVDLDVVAELRDEGFNRSQVMEFAHVLTDLYGPRYANSPSYDGAASWARDTLEEFGLQATLEPWGEFGYAWENRHTSVHITAPQYQPVIGYAQPGTRSTDGRVAGPVTAVDLSGVETRDDLEALQARLGASILLVSPQRELVPNFSPQAVRLSDEELSGMARLEIDPRNNPSRSRDDDETAPELTRHDIETFLEGQGVAVLVEIGSTNVGPMDKGIVHVSGDGPLPLDEPVPMPRVVVAPEHYNRMMRLLAAGTPVEMEIEVRNVLSDDDPLDYNVIADLPGSDLAHEVVMIGGHLDAEPAGTGATDNASGSAIVMEAMRLLRAANLEPRRTIRAALWGAEESGLLGSRAYVREHFGDPASPEKPAAHANLSVYFNVDWYGRFRGMYLQGNDDSRPIFEAWMEPFHDVGMTWIVPGNTGGTDHMAFLEAGLQGYQFIQDDLEFFNATFHTNMDVYDRLIADDLEQASVILASFAYHAAMRDELFPRADGLGNGRRWHK; encoded by the coding sequence GTGATCGCGCGCGGTGTCAACCGGATGCCCGCCCTCGTCGCTCTCGCGGCGACGCTCGTGGCGTGCGGGGTCCCGGCTGGCGAAGAGGTCGCCGGCGGATCAGCCTCCCCACCGGAGACCGTCGACCTCGACGTCGTCGCAGAACTCCGTGACGAGGGATTCAACCGCTCCCAGGTCATGGAATTCGCCCACGTCCTGACCGACCTCTACGGTCCCAGGTACGCGAACTCCCCCTCTTACGACGGCGCCGCCAGTTGGGCTCGCGACACTCTGGAGGAGTTCGGTCTCCAGGCGACGCTCGAACCCTGGGGCGAGTTCGGCTACGCCTGGGAGAACCGCCACACTTCGGTTCACATCACGGCGCCGCAGTACCAGCCGGTCATCGGCTACGCGCAGCCAGGCACCCGGAGCACGGACGGCAGGGTCGCCGGACCGGTAACCGCGGTCGACCTCAGCGGCGTCGAGACGCGGGACGACCTGGAAGCCCTGCAAGCACGGCTCGGGGCGTCGATTCTCCTCGTCTCGCCCCAGCGGGAACTGGTGCCGAACTTCTCGCCGCAGGCGGTCCGGCTGTCGGACGAGGAACTCAGCGGCATGGCCCGCCTCGAGATCGACCCGCGGAACAACCCCAGCCGGTCGAGGGACGACGACGAGACCGCACCCGAACTGACGCGCCACGACATCGAGACGTTCCTGGAAGGGCAAGGCGTCGCCGTGCTGGTCGAGATCGGTTCCACCAACGTCGGCCCGATGGACAAGGGGATCGTCCACGTCTCGGGCGACGGTCCGCTGCCGCTGGACGAACCGGTGCCGATGCCCCGCGTCGTGGTCGCGCCCGAGCACTACAACCGGATGATGAGGCTGCTGGCCGCCGGAACGCCGGTCGAGATGGAGATCGAGGTCCGCAACGTCCTCAGCGACGACGATCCGCTCGACTACAACGTGATCGCCGATCTGCCCGGAAGCGACCTCGCCCACGAGGTCGTGATGATCGGTGGCCACCTGGACGCGGAACCGGCCGGCACCGGCGCCACCGACAACGCCTCCGGAAGCGCGATCGTGATGGAAGCGATGCGGCTGCTGCGGGCAGCCAACCTCGAGCCGCGACGCACGATCCGGGCGGCGCTCTGGGGCGCCGAGGAGAGCGGCCTGCTCGGCTCCCGCGCCTACGTTCGCGAGCACTTCGGCGACCCGGCGTCCCCGGAGAAGCCGGCCGCCCACGCGAACCTCTCCGTCTACTTCAACGTCGACTGGTACGGCCGCTTCCGCGGCATGTACCTGCAGGGCAACGACGACTCCCGCCCGATCTTCGAGGCATGGATGGAACCGTTCCACGATGTGGGCATGACCTGGATCGTGCCCGGTAACACCGGCGGCACGGACCACATGGCATTTCTCGAAGCGGGCCTGCAGGGTTACCAGTTCATCCAGGACGACCTGGAGTTCTTCAACGCCACCTTCCACACGAACATGGACGTCTACGACCGGCTGATCGCCGACGACCTGGAGCAGGCCTCGGTCATCCTGGCCAGCTTCGCCTACCATGCCGCGATGCGCGACGAGCTCTTCCCGCGCGCCGACGGCCTCGGCAACGGGCGGCGCTGGCACAAGTAG